One genomic window of Ruminococcus gauvreauii includes the following:
- a CDS encoding GspE/PulE family protein codes for MENNIRNLRIGDVLKEYGYVTDEQIDEALAYQKEHRDLRLGGALIELGYVKEEHVLEALAARLAMRRVEISNIDVEVEAVEMIPRPLAEKYEMLAVRKKEGTLTVVLNDPMNFYGIEDIHQLTGMQLDICLSMRDSLLKAIQYYYTEVEARQAAQVANKSFEDQDMEEIEIEEEGDSDTPVINLLSRLINRAHSTNASDIHIEPFEHKTLVRMRIDGVIVEYVTLQKSLHASLIARIKILGEMDIAERRIPQDGHFRLRVEGEFINIRVSVIPTVFGEKAVLRLLSSNAHIDYPSTFGMEEPDYLKLKRMLQSPNGIIYFTGPTGSGKTTTLYMILEELSKRAVNISTIEDPVEKNLPKVNQMQVNNQAGLTFEAGLRALLRQDPDIIMVGETRDVETASISVRAAITGHLVFSTLHTNNAASSIVRLEDMGLMPYMVSSSLTGIVAQRLMRKVCPDCCEEVPPTEEEVMMLGGSTERIRRANGCPLCNYTGYRGRTAIHEILLIDREVRKMIMDGASVEAIQNYAVSSQGMKTLKECAVGLVKQGITTIEELRKVAYYA; via the coding sequence CGATGTTTTAAAAGAATATGGTTATGTGACGGATGAGCAGATCGACGAGGCGCTCGCATACCAGAAGGAGCACAGAGATCTCCGCCTTGGCGGCGCCCTGATTGAACTGGGATACGTCAAGGAGGAACATGTGCTGGAGGCGCTTGCCGCGCGTCTTGCCATGCGCCGCGTCGAAATCTCGAATATTGACGTGGAAGTGGAGGCGGTAGAGATGATTCCGCGTCCGCTGGCGGAAAAGTATGAGATGCTGGCAGTCCGGAAAAAAGAAGGCACGCTGACGGTCGTGCTGAACGATCCCATGAATTTTTACGGAATTGAAGATATCCATCAGCTGACCGGCATGCAGCTTGACATCTGTCTCAGTATGAGAGACAGTCTGTTAAAGGCGATTCAGTACTACTATACGGAAGTCGAAGCGAGGCAGGCGGCACAGGTTGCCAACAAGAGCTTTGAAGACCAGGATATGGAGGAGATCGAGATCGAGGAGGAGGGTGACAGCGACACGCCCGTCATCAACCTGCTGAGCCGTCTGATCAACCGTGCCCACAGTACCAATGCGTCCGATATTCATATTGAGCCGTTTGAGCACAAGACGCTCGTGCGCATGCGTATCGACGGCGTCATTGTGGAATACGTGACGCTTCAGAAGAGTCTCCATGCATCGCTGATCGCGCGCATCAAGATTCTGGGAGAGATGGATATTGCGGAGCGAAGGATTCCGCAGGACGGCCATTTCCGCCTGCGCGTGGAGGGAGAGTTTATCAACATCCGTGTGTCGGTGATCCCCACGGTATTCGGGGAAAAGGCGGTGCTGCGCCTTCTGAGCAGCAATGCGCATATCGATTATCCGTCTACGTTTGGCATGGAAGAGCCGGATTACTTAAAACTGAAGAGGATGCTGCAGTCTCCGAACGGCATTATCTATTTTACCGGCCCGACCGGATCCGGAAAGACAACGACGCTCTATATGATCCTGGAGGAACTGTCGAAGAGGGCGGTGAACATCTCGACGATCGAGGATCCGGTGGAGAAAAACCTGCCCAAGGTGAATCAGATGCAGGTGAACAATCAGGCGGGACTGACATTTGAGGCGGGGCTTCGCGCGCTATTGCGGCAGGACCCGGATATCATCATGGTAGGTGAGACGCGTGATGTGGAGACGGCGTCGATTTCCGTGCGTGCGGCGATCACGGGGCATCTTGTATTTTCAACGTTACACACGAATAATGCGGCATCCTCCATTGTCCGTCTGGAAGACATGGGACTGATGCCTTACATGGTGTCAAGTTCGCTGACCGGGATCGTCGCGCAGAGGCTGATGCGCAAGGTCTGTCCGGACTGCTGCGAGGAAGTGCCGCCCACGGAAGAAGAGGTGATGATGCTGGGCGGAAGTACGGAGAGGATCAGGAGGGCGAACGGATGTCCGCTGTGCAATTACACAGGGTATCGGGGGCGGACGGCGATTCACGAGATACTGCTGATTGACCGGGAAGTACGGAAGATGATCATGGACGGCGCATCCGTGGAAGCGATTCAAAACTATGCGGTAAGCAGTCAGGGCATGAAGACGCTGAAAGAGTGTGCCGTCGGCCTGGTAAAACAGGGAATCACAACGATCGAGGAATTGCGCAAGGTGGCGTATTATGCCTGA